A window of Stenotrophomonas indicatrix genomic DNA:
TGAACCGTTGGCGTTGCGGCGTGGCGATGGTACTGGGGCTGGCAGCGATGCCAGCGTGGGCGGCGATGAAGACCCAGCCGGTGGAGTGGAAGCACCAGGGCACGACCTTCAGTGGCGTGCTGGTCTATGACGATGGAGATGCTGACAAGCGTCCCGGCCTGGTGATGGTGCCGAACTGGAAGGGCGTGAACGAATCGGCCATCGAGAAGGCCAAGCAGCTGGCGGGCGATGACTACGTGGTGCTGGTGGCAGATGTGTACGGCAAGGGCGTGCGGCCGAAGACCGATGCCGAGGCCGGACCGGTGGCGACCAAGCTGCGCAATGACCGGCCGCTGCTGCGGGCGCGGGCGCTGGAGGCGGTCAACGTACTGAAGGCGCAGGCGGGCGAGGCACCGCTGGACGCCAGCCGGATCGGCGCAGTGGGCTTCTGCTTTGGCGGC
This region includes:
- a CDS encoding dienelactone hydrolase family protein, with protein sequence MNRWRCGVAMVLGLAAMPAWAAMKTQPVEWKHQGTTFSGVLVYDDGDADKRPGLVMVPNWKGVNESAIEKAKQLAGDDYVVLVADVYGKGVRPKTDAEAGPVATKLRNDRPLLRARALEAVNVLKAQAGEAPLDASRIGAVGFCFGGTTVLELARAGAPLAGVVSLHGGLGSPLPAQAGGSHPSVLVLNGADDKSVTAEDIGSFQKEMDAAKVDWEFTNYSGAVHCFAERDANSPPGCQYNERAAKRAWKALDEFFEERFERS